From Anopheles darlingi chromosome 2, idAnoDarlMG_H_01, whole genome shotgun sequence, the proteins below share one genomic window:
- the LOC125950787 gene encoding PAT complex subunit CCDC47 yields the protein MRFLWPLLVVTVFYLVPQVIVAQGSDNFEENDFAEFEDFEEDEFVGDEQAPTGQQPSAAAGNAEGGDRRQPGNLPPSNAQYRQQEINEDFIEIEEDQDEDDAIVESEDNEFEHFQDEEEFEGFSNTIGDQDELRPGEAVGKQAEPKLTIPKVPIHFRTHWDSYWMEMLMLAGLMAYFANYLIGNKKNSAIANQWLTIHRTLLEDNFVLVGDDGKKETEGSTFSFNKESESVYTLWCSGRTCCEGMLVELKMIKRQDLVSLIAGIMKPVQDQLHIKVELSPDSVDNFVFCIATRKQATKMFKELNDLSKYCCLVSKAEDKYGVPGFALLSEIPEASASVLDGRVVAALNKFSHLIDYIHISDQYSGPIQQEDPNQLKRPEVKRILHCGFNVPVKGDLEEMKPLLILVFYLMDRLRRFKLSKEGKAKSDKNRATVEEEFMKNTHQARAEAAALRREEKRKAEKEKMLAEEDPEKQRRWEKKEQKRQLKKQAPKMKQLSIKAL from the exons ATGCGGTTCCTGTGGCCACTGTTGGTGGTGACAGTGTTCTATCTGGTGCCTCAAGTGATCGTTGCCCAAGGGTCGGATAACTTTGAGGAGAACGATTTTGCCGAGTTTGAAGACTTTGAAGAGGATGAGTTTGTAGGAGATGAACAGGCACCGACCGGGCAGCAACCATCTGCCGCCGCTGGGAATGCTGAAGGAGGGGACCGCCGGCAGCCAGGTAACCTGCCACCATCGAACGCACAATACCGGCAACAGGAAATCAATGAGGACTTCATAGAAATCGAAGAGGACCaggacgaagacgatgccATCGTGGAGAGCGAAGACAATGAGTTCGAACACTTCCAAGACGAGGAGGAGTTTGAAGGCTTTTCGAACACGATCGGCGACCAGGATGAGTTGCGTCCGGGAGAGGCCGTCGGTAAACAGGCGGAACCGAAGCTCACCATACCGAAGGTGCCAATCCACTTCCGTACGCACTGGGATTCGTACTGGATGGAGATGCTCATGCTGGCCGGCCTGATGGCTTACTTTGCGAACTATCTCATTGGGAACAAGAAGAATTCGGCCATTGCCAACCAATGGCTGACAATCCATCGCACCCTGCTCGAGGACAACTTTGTGCtcgttggtgatgatggtaaaaaggaaacggaaggTTCCACCTTCAGCTTCaacaaagagagcgaaagtgtgTACACATTGTGGTGCAGTGGACGGACCTGCTGCGAGGGCATGCTGGTTGAACTGAAAATGATCAAGCGGCAGGACCTCGTATCGCTGATTGCCGGCATCATGAAGCCCGTTCAGGACCAGCTACATATCAAGGTGGAACTATCGCCCGATTCCGTAGACAATTTCGTATTTTGCATCGCAACCCGTAAGCAGGCTACTAAGATGTTTAAGGAGTTGAACGATTTG AGTAAATACTGTTGTCTAGTCAGTAAGGCCGAGGACAAGTACGGTGTTCCCGGTTTTGCACTGTTATCGGAGATTCCCGAAGCATCCGCTAGTGTATTAGATGGAAGGGTAGTGGCGGCACTCAACAAGTTCTCGCACCTGATCGACTATATCCATATCTCGGATCAGTACAGTGGACCGATCCAGCAGGAGGATCCGAACCAGCTGAAGCGTCCGGAAGTGAAACGTATTTTGCACTGTGGCTTCAATGTACCGGTGAAAGGTGATTTGGAAGAAATGAAACCACTGCTGATACTCGTGTTCTATTTGATGGATCGTTTGCGTAGATTCAAGCTATCGAAGGAG GGAAAGGCCAAGTCGGACAAAAACCGGGCGACGGTTGAAGAAGAGTTTATGAAAAACACTCATCAGGCtcgtgctgaagctgctgctttgcGACGTGAGGAGAAGCGTAAGgctgaaaaggaaaaaatgttGGCCGAAGAGGACCCGGAAAAACAGCGTCGctgggagaagaaggaacagaaGCGTCAGCTCAAGAAGCAAGCTCCCAAGATGAAGCAACTTTCGATCAAAGCCCTGTAA
- the LOC125950802 gene encoding lipid storage droplets surface-binding protein 2-like has protein sequence MSSKVQTNNGQHATTEPPAALASGNVHLETIDRVMGLPVVDATWQQTQMVYGRVKDSNRVLTWAFGMAENVVCQAATISAPLVQRLDRPLHFVDQTLVHALDRLEVNAPILKEQPGEIYQQARTRVLETVKPHIDRVCELRSASKQRVTTLKDLSWRKANEVLATQYGCLAVNGIDTTASVAERLLDYYFPKTEEDSEDINSPVGAKEDPVLHTVQTVGRLSNKVACRVYHTVSHRVKSLGLQNVREYVATLIAVLRLTQYLNIVNEKHSMVKQDTIPKRDATAATSSSSASPKTVNSTAVNSIPKQHQQQKQQQQQQQKEQQQQKQQKQQ, from the exons ATGTCTTCGAAAGTACAAACGAACAATGGTCAACATGCAACCACCGAGCCACCGGCAGCGCTGGCTAGCGGCAATGTCCATCTcgagacgatcgatcgagtgatgGGATTACCGGTGGTCGATGCCACCTGGCAGCAGACCCAGATGGTTTACGGACGAGTAAAAG ATTCGAACCGGGTGCTGACATGGGCGTTCGGCATGGCGGAGAACGTGGTGTGCCAGGCGGCGACCATCTCAGCACCGCTGGTCCAGCGTCTCGACCGTCCGCTGCATTTCGTGGACCAGACGCTGGTGCACGCGCTCGACCGGCTGGAGGTAAACGCACCGATCCTGAAGGAGCAACCGGGCGAGATCTACCAGCAGGCCCGAACACGTGTCCTCGAGACAGTGAAGCCGCACATCGATCGGGTGTGCGAGCTGCGGTCTGCCTCGAAGCAACGAGTGACCACGCTGAAGGACCTGTCATGGCGGAAGGCCAACGAGGTACTGGCCACCCAGTACGGTTGTCTTGCCGTCAACGGCATCGACACGACGGCTTCCGTTGCGGAACGGCTCCTCGATTACTACTTCCCCAAGACGGAGGAGGACTCCGAGGACATTAACT CACCAGTGGGCGCCAAGGAGGATCCGGTATTGCACACGGTCCAGACGGTTGGCCGGCTCTCGAACAAGGTGGCTTGCCGCGTCTACCATACTGTGTCGCATCGTGTTAAATCGTTGGGTTTGCAGAATGTGCGGGAGTATGTGGCCACGCTTATCGCTGTGCTGCGCCTTACGCAATATCTCAACATCGTCAACGAGAAGCACTCGATGGTGAAGCAGGACACTATCCCTAAACGCgacgctactgctgcaactTCATCATCCTCCGCCTCACCGAAAACGGTCAATAGTACCGCCGTCAACAGCATCCCtaaacagcatcagcagcagaaacaacagcagcagcagcagcagaaggaacaacagcagcagaagcaacaaaagcaacagtAG
- the LOC125950803 gene encoding PI-PLC X domain-containing protein 2, with the protein MADFTEDLENWMGKLPAELKEIPIINLAIPGSHDTMSYGIKNKAPVAPDADPVVETLNKFIPCVVRRWAVTQRYTIQEQLKSGVRYFDLRICMKRPENKFYFVHGLFCEEITEPLEQLKDFLRTHPKEFVVLDCQHFYLFNPTDHCVLSAELNRVFDKKIYSRNVNQLKDCTLASATSMGKQILIVYRSDACVNDRFWLSQDWPTPWPNEINVKKLQQYLDESLAQRSADTGFVSQCVLTPSVRYIVPRFMSSLRTTCAKTVDKQLMDWIKLQTPGIFVGEDKPRTNVFLADFVDIADNQFCKVVIGLNKKILDKENNSTHSSPSKKSL; encoded by the exons ATGGCCGATTTTACGGAAGATTTGGAGAACTGGATGGGGAAGCTCCCGGCAGAGCTGAAGGAAATACCCATCATAAATCTTGCGATCCCTGGTTCGCACGATACCATGTCATACGGCATTAAGAACAAGGCCCCCGTTGCGCCGGATGCCGATCCGGTCGtagaaacattaaacaaattCATTCCTTGCGTAGTACGCCGCTGGGCTGTTACTCAAAGGTACACGATTCAAGAGCAGCTCAAAAGTGGAGTACG GTACTTCGATTTGCGAATTTGTATGAAAAGGCCAGAAAATAAGTTCTACTTCGTGCACGGGCTGTTCTGCGAAGAGATTACGGAACCGTTGGAGCAGCTGAAGGATTTTCTTCGCACGCATCCTAAGGAGTTTGTCGTGCTCGATTGTCAGCATTTCTATCTCTTCAACCCGACCGATCACTGCGTCCTGTCAGCGGAATTGAATCGTGTATTCGACAAAAAGATTTACTCACGAAACGTAAACCAGCTTAAGGACTGCACGCTGGCGTCAGCCACCTCGATGGGAAAGCAGATCCTGATCGTGTACCGCAGTGACGCATGCGTGAATGATCGTTTCTGGCTGAGTCAAGACTGGCCGACGCCATGGCCGAATGAGATCAACGTGAAAAAGCTCCAGCAATACTTGGATGAATCGTTAGCGCAGCGTAGCGCTGACACTGGTTTCGTATCGCAGTGTGTCCTCACGCCTTCCGTTCGCTACATCGTACCACGGTTCATGTCTTCGTTGCGCACAACCTGCGCCAAAACCGTCGACAAGCAGCTGATGGATTGGATCAAGCTGCAAACGCCAGGTATTTTCGTCGGTGAGGATAAGCCACGCACAAACGTGTTTCTGGCTGATTTCGTGGACATTGCGGATAATCAGTTCTGTAAGGTGGTTATAGGATTGAATAAGAAAATTCTggacaaagaaaacaatagCACGCATAGCTCGCCTTCAAAAAAGAGCTTGTAA
- the LOC125950775 gene encoding dyslexia-associated protein KIAA0319-like protein — MHKQMDTMKRAGHCCFCVFLLLAIAIRIADCGLDTYLNDEQRIPVAAELSGIEKCPRMLRYVFDGYAPIGNTNAGNYTENLKATTLEPCVRDCCEKGPNCNTAFIFNHTCYHVKCISNELCLPAKKENVDSTLRMVLVNPVENGGMAGSTWWGLLKKAQEKRLLMGGGSAAAGAGTEEIREENLLGKLAEIYNLANGVQRVRAEEDKYDLTSADNLYRGPFKTIDYGTSSFDKYANSYLHDQYDEEAEESKFYAEAMRPCVSDATCPENEICLRVVANLREGICSCIEGFERNEKKQCLPKPSQPQSVLRDQPQMGGMRSEAQMLSAQKLNMKQEEPLPSPMRSTSTKDLTVSVVSKDVRLPTNEATLSAYVIPDETTSGDRYQYLWTVVSQPKGDNNSTFADSTKSIAKLSGLAEGLYQFKVTVSGQNGSYGEAFMNITVLPEQKINRPPQVVITPVNQTVRLPNHEAILDGSGSGDDVKIVRWHWVLEQGPLGYRADLPEVNTLQLKNLTIPGNYTFKLTVEDEAGLSSSASAVIQVLKEIDYPPEANAGQNVILYLPNNNVTLNGSMSKDDNGIVAWEWTKAITNQSKAVDMQNTRTPFLQLSNLEEGVYAFELKVTDAKNQSSTSMVHVFVKPPSNRPPVAKASSSGTISLPQNWAILNGNESSDDIKIITYHWQQLSGPNVAILANQNASIANATSLTIGEYIFELVVSDEANNNARDQVRITVVQEKNTPPVANAGGDQTITMPTNMLVLNGTRSSDDLGIVSYSWTREPSSLAIGTIIDDSDKKPVLMLTNIVTGRYVFKLTVHDGQGLSASDTVSIIVRPDPLLMNLVEVTITTEATVLTATELDSIEQKLALLIGDNLAKVQVRELKVEPRTGQVVIVFFVERKTGLEDKDKVEVIPALEVERILKEKFWRDYTILGTSVVGIRTTVCQNDCSGHGVCNAETRECICQSFWMPDIFYFWGIAEANCDWSILYVIVGVLIVFFVLSGICWGITCLCRRTPKPRTRPKPQKYSLLQTNDEELPSFNRAGANNSDTETDSDVLFESRSQRHNGLLPVGRNGGIANGELRNGGSGTGHPKYGVTRLGRRIKA; from the exons ATGCATAAACAGATGGACACGATGAAACGAGCGGGCCATTGTTGcttctgtgtgtttctgttgctaGCGATTGCCATCCGAATAGCAGACTGTGGGTTAGATACGTATTTAAACGATGAACAGCGTATACCCGTTGCGGCGGAATTATCCGGCATTGAAAAGTGTCCCCGGATGTTGCGCTACGTCTTCGATGGCTACGCACCGATTG GTAACACAAACGCGGGAAATTACACGGAGAACTTAAAGGCCACTACGTTGGAACCCTGCGTGAGGGATTGTTGTGAGAAGGGCCCAAACTGTAACACGGCGTTCATCTTTAACCACACCTGCTATCATGTGAAGTGTATCAGCAACGAGCTGTGCCTGCcggcgaaaaaggaaaacgtaGATTCTACGCTGCGAATGGTGCTCGTGAACCCCGTCGAGAACGGCGGTATGGCCGGTTCCACGTGGTGGGGATTGTTAAAGAAAGCCCAAGAGAAGCGGCTACTGATGGGTGGCGGATCCGCAGCAGCGGGTGCGGGTACGGAGGAAATTCGTGAGGAAAACCTATTGGGCAAGCTGGCCGAGATTTACAACCTTGCCAACGGAGTACAGCGTGTCCGTGCGGAAGAGGATAAGTATGATCTTACATCGGCCGACAATCTGTATCGCGGACCATTCAAAACGATTGACTACGGCACGAGTAGTTTTGATAAGTACGCCAACAGCTACTTGCACGATCAGTACGATGAAGAGGCAGAGGAGAGTAAGTTCTATGCCGAGGCGATGCGCCCCTGCGTTTCGGATGCGACTTGTCCCGAGAACGAGATATGCCTCCGTGTTGTAGCAAACCTACGCGAAGGTATTTGTAGCTGTATTGAGGgattcgaacgaaacgaaaagaagcaGTGTCTCCCCAAACCATCACAGCCTCAGTCAGTGTTGAGAGATCAGCCACAGATGGGCGGTATGAGATCGGAAGCACAGATGTTGTCGGCTCAGAAGCTTAACATGAAACAGGAGGAACCTCTGCCATCACCAATGCGATCTACCTCGACCAAGGATCTGACCGTTTCCGTCGTTTCCAAGGACGTACGTTTGCCGACCAACGAAGCAACACTATCAGCTTACGTGATACCGGATGAAACGACAAGCGGAGATCGGTATCAGTATCTGTGGACCGTCGTTTCGCAACCGAAGGGAGACAACAACAGTACCTTCGCCGATTCGACGAAATCGATCGCCAAGCTTTCGGGGTTGGCAGAGGGGCTGTATCAGTTCAAAGTGACCGTAAGCGGACAGAATGGGTCGTACGGTGAAGCCTTTATGAATATTACTGTACTACCTGAACAGAAGATCAATCGACCGCCACAAGTGGTAATAACACCAGTGAATCAAACGGTGCGGCTACCGAACCACGAAGCGATCCTGGATGGTAGTGGCTCCGGGGATGATGTGAAGATCGTGCGATGGCACTGGGTGCTGGAGCAGGGTCCACTGGGTTACCGGGCGGATCTGCCGGAAGTGAACACATTACAGCTGAAGAATCTTACGATCCCCGGTAACTATACCTTCAAACTTACGGTGGAGGATGAGGCAGGACTGAGCAGCAGCGCTAGTGCCGTCATTCAGGTACTGAAAGAGATCGACTATCCGCCGGAAGCGAACGCAGGACAGAATGTGATTCTTTATCTACCCAACAATAACGTCACACTGAACGGATCAATGAGTAAGGACGACAATGGCATCGTAGCGTGGGAATGGACCAAAGCCATTACCAACCAGTCGAAGGCAGTCGACATGCAGAACACTCGCACTCCGTTTCTGCAGCTTTCCAACCTAGAGGAGGGAGTGTATGCGTTTGAATTGAAGGTCACGGACGCCAAGAATCAGAGCAGCACGTCGATGGTGCATGTTTTTGTGAAACCACCGAGTAATCGGCCACCGGTTGCGAAAGCGAGTTCGAGCGGAACGATTTCCTTGCCACAAAACTGGGCAATACTGAATGGAAACGAATCGAGTGATGATATCAAAATTATAACTTACCATTGGCAGCAGCTATCCGGGCCAAACGTGGCAATCCTTGCTAACCAGAACGCATCC ATTGCTAATGCAACATCGCTGACGATTGGGGAGTATATTTTTGAGCTAGTGGTTTCGGACGAGGCAAACAATAATGCACGCGACCAAGTGCGAATCACTGTGGTGCAGGAGAAAAACACACCGCCTGTGGCGAATGCAGGCGGTGATCAAACGATCACGATGCCCACCAACATGCTGGTTCTGAATGGTACACGATCGAGTGATGATCTGGGTATCGTGAGCTACAGTTGGACCCGCGAGCCTAGTAGTCTTGCGATCGGTACGATCATCGATGACAGCGATAAGAAGCCGGTCCTAATG CTAACGAACATTGTAACTGGACGGTACGTGTTCAAATTGACGGTGCACGATGGACAAGGTTTATCCGCTTCGGACACGGTCAGCATCATTGTTAGGCCGGATCCTTTGCTGATGAACCTCGTCGAGGTGACGATAACTACTGAAGCGACTGTGCTAACGGCAACCGAGTTGGATTCGATCGAACAAAAGTTAGCTCTGCTGATTGGAGATAACTTGGCCAAGGTACAGGTTCGAGAACTTAAAGTGGAACCCAGAACAGGCCAGGTGGTCATAGTATTTTTCGTCGAGCGAAAGACGGGACTTGAG GATAAGGATAAAGTGGAAGTGATACCAGCGCTGGAAGTGGAACGAATattgaaggaaaagttttggcGTGACTACACTATACTCGGTACATCCGTGGTGGGTATCCGTACTACCGTGTGCCAGAACGATTGCTCTGGTCACGGTGTCTGCAATGCGGAAACAAGAGAGTGTATTTGCCAGAGTTTCTGGATGCCCGATATCTTTTACTTTTGGGGCATTGCTGAAGCTAACTGTG ACTGGTCTATATTGTATGTTATTGTTGGAGTGCTGATAGTGTTTTTCGTGCTCTCCGGAATTTGCTGGGGAATCACTTGCCTTTGTCGGCGCACGCCGAAACCACGCACTAGACCCAAGCCACAAAAATATTCTTTGCTGCAAACGAACGACGAGGAACTTCCTTCAT TCAATCGAGCGGGAGCTAACAACTCGGATACCGAAACCGACTCGGATGTGCTGTTCGAGAGCCGCTCTCAGCGGCATAATGGATTGCTACCGGTTGGACGAAACGGAGGCATAGCCAACGGCGAGCTACGGAACGGAGGCAGCGGCACCGGCCACCCCAAGTACGGTGTGACACGCCTTGGACGACGCATAAAGGCATGA